One genomic segment of Chitinophaga sancti includes these proteins:
- a CDS encoding carboxymuconolactone decarboxylase family protein, whose protein sequence is MQNRIDISKVEPEAYKVMMAFEKYVHGTKLTPIQRELIKIRTSQINGCAYCLDMHTKDARKLGETEQRIYTLSAWRETPFFTAEERAILALVEEVTEISKGHVKDETYTAAAKVLDDQTIAQVIMATIVINSWNRIGIATNMQPA, encoded by the coding sequence ATGCAAAACAGAATTGACATTAGTAAAGTAGAACCTGAAGCTTACAAAGTGATGATGGCTTTTGAGAAATATGTACATGGTACAAAGTTGACACCTATTCAACGCGAGTTGATAAAGATAAGAACATCACAAATTAATGGTTGCGCGTATTGTCTGGATATGCATACAAAAGATGCAAGAAAGTTAGGCGAGACAGAGCAAAGGATTTATACATTATCAGCGTGGAGGGAAACTCCTTTTTTTACAGCAGAAGAAAGAGCTATATTGGCACTGGTAGAGGAAGTAACGGAAATTAGTAAAGGTCATGTAAAGGATGAAACGTATACAGCGGCAGCAAAGGTATTAGATGACCAGACGATTGCCCAGGTGATCATGGCGACGATAGTGATAAATAGTTGGAACAGAATAGGAATAGCGACTAATATGCAGCCTGCGTGA
- a CDS encoding DUF4260 domain-containing protein yields the protein MKTLITLEEVAFFFIALVSFHLQSAYIWWLFPACLLLPDLSMLAYLAGPKAGAYVYNFVHHRAVAFVIYCLGWMLHSEFWLFAGIILFAHSSMDRVFGYGLKYVTGFADTHLGKIGKRPM from the coding sequence ATGAAAACACTCATCACCCTCGAAGAAGTCGCATTCTTTTTCATTGCGCTTGTATCATTCCATCTACAGTCGGCCTACATCTGGTGGCTATTCCCCGCTTGTCTGTTGTTGCCTGACTTATCTATGTTAGCATACCTGGCAGGGCCAAAAGCAGGCGCATATGTATATAACTTTGTACATCACCGGGCAGTAGCATTTGTGATCTATTGTTTAGGATGGATGTTGCATAGTGAGTTTTGGTTGTTTGCAGGAATTATACTTTTTGCGCATTCTTCGATGGATAGGGTGTTTGGGTATGGGTTAAAGTATGTAACAGGATTTGCAGATACACATTTAGGAAAGATAGGAAAACGCCCCATGTAA
- a CDS encoding S9 family peptidase, translating into MCKPSLLTAFYLCFASMAYGQHYTMEAVTAYPFPSELTASAQGSRVAWAVNEQGKRNVYVAIGPDFSPRKLSNYTQDDGQEITSLSISDNGKWVVYSRGGDHSGRDGFNPVNPAHDPIPPKTEIWSVPFDGGPAKVLSEGDFPALSPHSDSVAFVKGGMVYIVAVDGSAPARVLFSIKGTSSSLEWSPDGSKLAFVSDRSGHSFIGVYTNPTTSIQWISPGFSQDNSPRWSPDGQQIAFVRTPGTGGATDSILPRRHKPWEIRTARISDGNSTLLWKAPTTLSGSFPTTDGGTNLHWGANNRVTFLSYHDGWPHLYSIPGTGGTPLLLTPGDFMCEQISLTADKKWLVFSANNGPSPQDIDRRHIARVPVDKAAMEMLTTGDGIETYPVVTGDAQTVILFTSNAQQPLLAAKMPFGKGKPALIGASLLPSDFPSAKLVTPTQVIFKAPDGTPVHAQLYQPAGGPARKPAIVYVHGGPQRQMVLGWHWMDYYSIDYALNQYLVDNGFIVLAINYRLGIGYGYEFHKPASAGVLGASEYQDVKAAGEWLAAQSQVDTKRIGIYGGSYGGFLTAHALGRDSKLFAAGVDIHGVHNRMQFSPPPTATPAPDADTAEKVAWQSSPVAHVDTWTSPVLLIHADDDRNVNFNQSIDLINRLEQKGVHYETLSIPDDTHHWMKYSNEVKINKAAAEFLIRQLGK; encoded by the coding sequence ATGTGCAAACCATCTTTACTAACAGCTTTTTATTTATGCTTCGCCTCCATGGCCTATGGCCAACATTATACCATGGAAGCCGTTACCGCTTACCCCTTTCCTTCTGAACTTACTGCTTCGGCACAGGGTTCCAGAGTGGCATGGGCTGTAAATGAACAGGGAAAAAGAAATGTTTATGTGGCCATCGGGCCCGACTTTTCTCCCCGCAAACTCAGCAACTATACACAGGATGATGGACAGGAGATCACCAGCCTCTCCATATCTGACAATGGTAAATGGGTCGTGTATAGCCGTGGCGGCGATCATAGTGGCAGAGACGGTTTCAACCCTGTCAATCCTGCACATGATCCTATACCTCCAAAAACTGAGATCTGGTCTGTTCCATTTGATGGCGGTCCTGCCAAAGTATTGTCGGAGGGGGATTTTCCAGCCTTGTCACCTCACAGTGACAGTGTTGCCTTTGTAAAAGGTGGGATGGTATACATCGTAGCCGTCGATGGCTCTGCACCTGCAAGGGTTTTATTCAGTATCAAAGGTACCAGTAGCTCGCTCGAATGGTCGCCCGATGGTAGCAAACTCGCTTTTGTATCTGATCGTAGTGGTCATAGTTTTATTGGTGTTTATACAAATCCTACCACTTCTATTCAATGGATCTCACCCGGGTTTTCACAGGATAATTCACCCCGCTGGTCGCCGGATGGGCAACAGATTGCCTTTGTCCGCACACCGGGTACCGGCGGTGCTACAGATTCTATCCTGCCCCGGCGTCATAAACCATGGGAAATAAGAACGGCCAGGATCAGTGACGGGAATTCTACGTTATTGTGGAAAGCACCTACTACATTAAGTGGATCTTTTCCTACTACCGATGGCGGGACCAACCTACACTGGGGAGCTAATAACCGGGTAACTTTCCTGTCTTATCATGATGGATGGCCTCATCTCTATTCCATTCCAGGTACTGGTGGCACCCCGCTTTTACTCACTCCCGGCGACTTTATGTGCGAACAGATCTCGCTGACGGCCGATAAAAAATGGCTGGTGTTTAGTGCGAACAATGGCCCCTCTCCACAGGATATAGACCGGCGCCACATAGCCCGGGTACCGGTTGATAAAGCCGCCATGGAAATGCTCACTACCGGTGATGGCATTGAAACTTATCCTGTCGTAACAGGCGATGCACAAACCGTGATCCTATTTACTTCCAATGCACAGCAACCGCTGCTCGCCGCAAAGATGCCTTTTGGAAAGGGGAAACCAGCATTGATAGGCGCCTCTCTTCTTCCTTCAGATTTTCCATCTGCAAAACTGGTTACACCTACACAGGTGATCTTCAAAGCACCTGATGGAACACCTGTTCATGCCCAATTATATCAACCTGCAGGTGGCCCTGCCAGGAAGCCAGCCATTGTATATGTACATGGCGGACCTCAACGCCAGATGGTATTAGGCTGGCACTGGATGGATTATTATTCTATTGATTATGCTTTAAATCAATACCTCGTAGATAATGGTTTCATTGTTTTGGCCATCAATTACAGGTTGGGGATTGGTTATGGCTATGAGTTTCATAAACCCGCCAGTGCAGGGGTATTAGGTGCTTCCGAATACCAGGATGTGAAAGCTGCAGGAGAATGGCTGGCGGCACAATCGCAGGTAGATACTAAAAGAATTGGTATTTATGGCGGTTCTTATGGTGGCTTCCTCACGGCCCATGCACTAGGCAGGGACTCAAAATTATTTGCAGCCGGCGTAGATATTCATGGGGTACATAACCGGATGCAATTCTCCCCACCGCCTACGGCTACCCCTGCACCAGATGCTGATACTGCAGAGAAAGTAGCATGGCAATCATCGCCTGTTGCACATGTTGATACATGGACATCTCCTGTGTTATTGATTCATGCAGATGATGACAGAAATGTAAACTTCAATCAAAGTATCGATCTCATTAATAGGTTGGAACAAAAAGGTGTGCATTACGAAACACTGAGTATTCCAGATGATACACATCACTGGATGAAATACAGCAATGAAGTCAAGATTAATAAAGCCGCGGCTGAATTCTTAATAAGGCAGCTTGGTAAATAA
- a CDS encoding response regulator transcription factor: MNTAVYKILLVDEDQVFVRQTRQLLVSQSYDTYTAASEEEGIIICQNHQPDLIICGAHLRGTGGHHFIMALRNDPAYDHIPLIFISLRDNRQEMRMAMNLGADDYLARPFRKRDLLLSIRSRLGRFAKFNHVRPPEETSTVSLANPNTAQQTLYHRLGKAENRIIKMIAEGKSTRQMADELGVSIRTIENHRYRIAGKLGVSGRNALTEFVIRNIIQQQKS; this comes from the coding sequence ATGAACACTGCAGTCTATAAAATATTACTTGTAGATGAAGACCAGGTATTTGTAAGGCAAACGCGGCAGTTACTTGTATCACAATCATATGACACATACACAGCCGCGTCAGAGGAAGAAGGGATCATCATCTGTCAGAACCATCAACCAGACCTTATCATTTGTGGTGCCCACTTACGCGGTACCGGAGGCCACCATTTTATTATGGCCCTCAGAAATGATCCGGCTTATGATCACATCCCGCTCATATTTATCAGCTTGCGGGATAACCGACAGGAGATGCGTATGGCCATGAACCTCGGCGCCGACGATTACCTGGCCAGACCCTTCAGGAAACGGGACCTGCTCCTCAGCATCCGCTCCCGACTGGGTCGCTTCGCCAAATTTAACCACGTCAGACCTCCTGAAGAAACCAGCACCGTCTCTCTGGCCAATCCCAACACTGCTCAGCAAACTTTGTATCACAGATTGGGTAAGGCAGAAAACAGAATCATTAAAATGATCGCTGAAGGTAAAAGTACCAGGCAAATGGCTGACGAACTGGGTGTGTCTATCCGCACAATCGAGAATCATCGCTACAGAATTGCCGGAAAACTAGGTGTTTCCGGTCGTAACGCACTCACCGAATTCGTGATCAGGAACATTATCCAGCAACAAAAATCTTAA